A single region of the Lycium barbarum isolate Lr01 chromosome 2, ASM1917538v2, whole genome shotgun sequence genome encodes:
- the LOC132627372 gene encoding light-harvesting complex-like protein OHP2, chloroplastic: protein MSVASSSSFPCIKIQNTSSPIPSSSNNFSFSTKLTIRSSQADGPLRRPMAQPPTPVKPVPPSSPPPPSSSPPPPPPSAPAKQALDDKNVITMEFQRQKAKELQQYFKQKKLEEANQGPFFGFIAKNEISNGRWAMFGFAVGMLTEYATGSDFVDQVKILLSNFGIVDLE, encoded by the exons ATGTCAGTAGCATCATCATCTTCATTCCCATGCATCAAAATTCAAAACACATCTTCCCCAATTCCTTCTTCTTCCAATAATTTCAGTTTTTCTACTAAACTCACCATAAGAAGTTCTCAGGCTGATGGCCCTTTAAGAAGACCTATGGCACAACCACCTACCCCTGTTAAACCTGTCCCACcatcatcaccaccaccaccttcatcttctcctccgcctCCGCCGCCTAGTGCTCCGGCCAAGCAGGCTCTGGATGACAAGAATGTAATTACAATGGAGTTTCAGAGGCAAAAGGCTAAGGAGCTTCAACAATATTTCAAGCAGAAGAAGCTTGAGGAAGCTAATCAAGGACCATTCTTTGGTTTTATTGCCAAGAATGAAATTTCCAATGGCAG ATGGGCGATGTTTGGTTTTGCTGTTGGGATGTTAACAGAATATGCCACTGGTTCTGACTTTGTTGATCAAGTTAAGATCCTCCTCTCAAATTTTGGGATAGTAGACCTGGAATGA
- the LOC132627371 gene encoding xanthoxin dehydrogenase-like isoform X1 has translation MEVQANSDSTSLSNQRLLGKVALVTGGASGIGESIVRLFHKHGAKVCIADIQDELGQHVCGTLGNDQNVCFIHCDVTAEADISNAVDFTVQNFGTLDILVNNAGLSGPPIPDIRDYELSVFENVLDVNLKGAFLGMKHAARVMIPLKKGSIVSLCSVASVLGGIGPHGYTASKYAVLGLTQNVAAEMGKHGIRVNCVSPYAVATGLALAHLPEEEKTKGALEGFRAFAGKNANLQGVELMVHDVANAVLFLASDEARYISGHNLMIDGGFSCVNHSLRVFR, from the exons ATGGAAGTTCAAGCAAACTCTGACAGTACTTCTCTTTCTAACCAAAG GTTATTGGGAAAAGTCGCTTTAGTCACCGGAGGGGCAAGTGGCATAGGAGAGAGCATAGTGCGTCTATTTCATAAACATGGTGCAAAAGTATGCATTGCTGATATTCAAGATGAACTTGGACAGCATGTTTGTGGGACCCTTGGTAATGACCAGAATGTGTGTTTTATCCACTGTGATGTTACTGCAGAAGCTGATATTAGTAACGCAGTTGATTTTACCGTTCAAAACTTTGGTACACTTGATATACTGGTTAATAATGCCGGGTTGTCTGGCCCCCCTATTCCAGATATCCGTGACTATGAACTTTCTGTGTTTGAGAATGTGCTTGATGTGAACTTGAAAGGTGCTTTCCTTGGAATGAAGCACGCGGCTCGAGTAATGATTCCGCTAAAGAAAGGATCGATAGTATCTCTGTGTAGTGTCGCGAGTGTCCTTGGGGGAATTGGCCCGCATGGTTATACAGCTTCCAAGTATGCTGTTTTGGGACTTACGCAAAATGTTGCAGCCGAGATGGGAAAACATGGTATACGTGTGAATTGTGTTTCTCCTTATGCTGTTGCAACTGGATTAGCTCTTGCTCACTTGCCTGAGGAGGAAAAGACCAAAGGTGCACTAGAAGGTTTTCGTGCTTTTGCTGGCAAGAATGCTAACTTGCAGGGTGTGGAATTGATGGTTCACGATGTTGCTAATGCTGTGCTTTTCTTAGCCAGTGATGAAGCAAGGTATATTAGTGGGCATAATCTGATGATTGATGGTGGTTTCTCTTGTGTTAATCACTCTCTTAGGGTCTTCAGATAG
- the LOC132627371 gene encoding (+)-borneol dehydrogenase 2-like isoform X2: MGLLGKVALVTGGASGIGESIVRLFHKHGAKVCIADIQDELGQHVCGTLGNDQNVCFIHCDVTAEADISNAVDFTVQNFGTLDILVNNAGLSGPPIPDIRDYELSVFENVLDVNLKGAFLGMKHAARVMIPLKKGSIVSLCSVASVLGGIGPHGYTASKYAVLGLTQNVAAEMGKHGIRVNCVSPYAVATGLALAHLPEEEKTKGALEGFRAFAGKNANLQGVELMVHDVANAVLFLASDEARYISGHNLMIDGGFSCVNHSLRVFR, from the exons ATGGG GTTATTGGGAAAAGTCGCTTTAGTCACCGGAGGGGCAAGTGGCATAGGAGAGAGCATAGTGCGTCTATTTCATAAACATGGTGCAAAAGTATGCATTGCTGATATTCAAGATGAACTTGGACAGCATGTTTGTGGGACCCTTGGTAATGACCAGAATGTGTGTTTTATCCACTGTGATGTTACTGCAGAAGCTGATATTAGTAACGCAGTTGATTTTACCGTTCAAAACTTTGGTACACTTGATATACTGGTTAATAATGCCGGGTTGTCTGGCCCCCCTATTCCAGATATCCGTGACTATGAACTTTCTGTGTTTGAGAATGTGCTTGATGTGAACTTGAAAGGTGCTTTCCTTGGAATGAAGCACGCGGCTCGAGTAATGATTCCGCTAAAGAAAGGATCGATAGTATCTCTGTGTAGTGTCGCGAGTGTCCTTGGGGGAATTGGCCCGCATGGTTATACAGCTTCCAAGTATGCTGTTTTGGGACTTACGCAAAATGTTGCAGCCGAGATGGGAAAACATGGTATACGTGTGAATTGTGTTTCTCCTTATGCTGTTGCAACTGGATTAGCTCTTGCTCACTTGCCTGAGGAGGAAAAGACCAAAGGTGCACTAGAAGGTTTTCGTGCTTTTGCTGGCAAGAATGCTAACTTGCAGGGTGTGGAATTGATGGTTCACGATGTTGCTAATGCTGTGCTTTTCTTAGCCAGTGATGAAGCAAGGTATATTAGTGGGCATAATCTGATGATTGATGGTGGTTTCTCTTGTGTTAATCACTCTCTTAGGGTCTTCAGATAG
- the LOC132627373 gene encoding (+)-borneol dehydrogenase 2-like, with amino-acid sequence MEVKGSSDSTLSNQRLLGRVALVTGGASGIGESIVRLFHQHGAKVCIADIQDELGQRVCGTLGDDQNTYFIHCDVTLEADVSQAVDFTVEKFGTLDIMVNNAGLSEPPLSDIRDYELSIFDNVLDVNVKGVFLGMKHAARIMIPRKKGSIVSLGSAAGAIAGLGPHAYTASKFAVLGLTQNVAAEMGKHGIRVNCVSPYAVATGLGLAHLPPDQRNDDAIADFHSYFGKCANLQGVDLMAQDVANAVLFLASDEARYVSGHNLMVDGGFSSVNHSLAVFK; translated from the exons ATGGAAGTCAAAGGAAGCTCTGACAGTACTCTTTCCAATCAAAG GCTATTGGGAAGAGTAGCTTTAGTCACGGGAGGTGCAAGTGGTATAGGAGAGAGCATAGTACGTTTATTCCACCAACATGGCGCCAAAGTATGCATTGCTGATATCCAAGATGAACTCGGACAACGTGTTTGTGGAACGCTTGGTGATGACCAGAACACGTATTTTATCCACTGTGATGTTACTTTAGAAGCTGATGTTAGTCAGGCAGTTGATTTTACTGTTGAAAAATTCGGCACACTTGATATAATGGTTAACAATGCTGGACTGTCAGAGCCCCCTTTATCAGATATACGCGACTATGAACTTTCTATCTTCGATAATGTGCTTGATGTGAACGTGAAAGGCGTTTTCCTAGGAATGAAACATGCTGCTCGCATAATGATTCCACGAAAGAAGGGATCGATAGTGTCTTTGGGAAGTGCAGCAGGGGCTATTGCAGGCCTCGGGCCTCATGCTTATACAGCTTCCAAGTTTGCTGTTTTAGGACTTACGCAAAATGTTGCAGCTGAGATGGGGAAACATGGTATACGTGTGAATTGCGTTTCTCCTTACGCTGTTGCAACTGGATTGGGCCTGGCTCACTTGCCTCCAGATCAAAGGAATGATGATGCAATCGCGGATTTTCATTCTTATTTTGGCAAGTGTGCGAACTTGCAGGGGGTGGATTTGATGGCTCAGGATGTTGCAAATGCTGTGTTGTTCTTAGCTAGTGATGAAGCGAGGTATGTAAGTGGGCATAATTTGATGGTAGATGGTGGTTTTTCAAGTGTGAATCACTCTCTTGCGGTGTTCAAATAG
- the LOC132627374 gene encoding uncharacterized protein LOC132627374: protein MLFAVEGGGFFSSSASGYSKGLTLLLLGQKNEEKPMRVAPWNQYQLVDQETDSHLQLASGKNRLVRGCGSFVCFGRAGAGLESASPLKVGPTRQPEVLPSCAASDKGNDQLQCVNIIEDSYISPKVALKSSLKKPVNSVPISGGNGNERDTISEKIDDAPNPVEKRKVQWTDTTGGELFEIREFEPSDEGESDDEFENGSERTCSCKIM, encoded by the exons ATGTTATTTGCAGTAGAAGGAGGAGGTTTCTTCTCGTCTTCAGCTTCTGGATATAGTAAGGGCCTGACCCTTCTACTCTTGGGTCAGAAGAACGAAGAGAAGCCCATGAGAGTTGCACCGTGGAACCAATACCAGTTGGTGGACCAAGAAACTGATTCTCATCTCCAGCTGGCTTCCGGGAAGAACAGGCTTGTCCGCGGGTGCGGCTCCTTTGTATGCTTTGGTCGTGCCGGCGCTGGACTTGAGAGCGCATCTCCCCTTAAAGTCGGCCCTACCCGACAGCCAGAAGTCTTGCCCAGCTGTGCCGCTTCTGACAAAGGCAACGATCAGCTGCAATGCGTTAATATTATTGAAGACAGTTATATCTCACCAAAGGTTGCTCTTAAGAGTAGCTTAAAAAAACCAGTGAATAGTGTTCCCATTTCTGGTGGCAATGGTAATGAACGTGACACAATTTCCGAAAAGATTGATGATGCCCCCAATCCTGTGGAGAAAAGGAAAGTGCAGTGGACAGACACAACCGGAGGAGAGCTTTTTGAGATAAGGGAATTTGAGCCCAG CGATGAGGGTGAATCAGATGATGAATTTGagaatggaagtgaaagaacTTGTTCTTGCAAGATAATGTAA